One window from the genome of Pempheris klunzingeri isolate RE-2024b chromosome 7, fPemKlu1.hap1, whole genome shotgun sequence encodes:
- the ubac1 gene encoding ubiquitin-associated domain-containing protein 1 isoform X2 has translation MFVQEEKIFAGKVLKIHICTMDGTEWLEEVTEDTTVEKLKEKCLKHYVHGSLEDPKTLTHHKLIHAATERVLTDIKTVADENLKDKDVLLLIKKRPPPTPPKMADVSSDEKKQENKAPDKDAILKATASMSTRHTDRTVTQHNIRDFQTELRKILVSLIEVAQKLLALNPDAVELFKKANAMLDEDEEDRVDETALQQLTEMGFPESRAIKALRLNHMSVTQAMEWLIEHVDDPSVDAPLPGQDSSGAAGATAAATPGPSASASASASASAASSNLLRSLSSQSSTDESSRQDELTEIFKRIRRKREFRPDSRAVIALMEMGFDEKEVVDALRVNNNQQDAACEWLLGDRKPSPEDMDKGIDTNSPLFQAILENPVVQLGLTNPKTLLAFEDMLENPLNSTQWMNDPETGPVMLQISRIFQTLNRT, from the exons ATGTTCGTCCAGGAGGAGAAGATTTTCGCCGGGAAAGTGTTGAAAATACACATCTGCACCATGGACGGCACGGAGTGGTTGGAGGAGGTCACGGAAGACACCACTGTTGAGAAACTGAAGGAGAAGTGCTTGAAACAT TATGTGCATGGAAGCCTAGAAGACCCCAAAACGCTCACCCACCATAAACTCATACATGCTGCTACAGAGAGAGTCCTCACAGACATTAAAACTGTCGCTGATGAAAATCTCAAAGATAAAG ACGTTTTGCTGCTCATAAAAAAAAGACCGCCGCCCACCCCTCCAAAGATGGCAGACGTTAGTTCAGATGAAAAG aaacaagaaaacaaggcTCCTGACAAAGATGCAATTCTGAAAGCCACCGCCAGCATGTCCACACGGCACACTGATCGCACTGTTACCCAGCATAACATCAGAGAC TTTCAGACGGAGCTAAGAAAAATCCTCGTCTCTCTCATTGAAGTCGCCCAGAAGCTTCTTGCCTTGAACCCTGATGCTGTTGAACTCTTCAAAAAGGCCAATG CGATGttggatgaagatgaagaggatcGGGTGGATGAAACAGCCCTCCAGCAGCTCACTGAGATGGGTTTCCCTGAGAGCAGAGCCATAAAAGCTCTTAGATTGAACCA CATGTCAGTGACCCAGGCGATGGAGTGGCTTATCGAGCATGTGGATGACCCCTCTGTAGATGCTCCACTACCTGGCCAGGACTCTTCAGGGGCAGCAGGAGCCACGGCTGCCGCCACACCAGGCCCCTCAGCCTCAgcatcagcctcagcctcagcctcggCTGCCAGCTCCAACCTCCTCCGCAGCCTCTCCAGCCAGTCGAGCACAGAcgagagcagcaggcaggacgAACTCACGGAGATCTTCAAGAGGATCCGCAGGAAACGGGAGTTCAGGCCGGACTCAAGG GCTGTCATTGCACTGATGGAGATGGGGTTTGATGAGAAGGAGGTGGTTGATGCTCTGAGGGTGAACAACAACCAACAGGATGCTGCG TGTGAGTGGCTGCTGGGAGACAGGAAACCTTCTCCAGAAGATATGGACAAAGGCATCGACACCAACAGCCCGCTGTTCCAAGCCATTCTGGAGAATCCAGTGGTCCAGCTGGGCCTAACCAATCCCAAGACTCTGCTAG CGTTTGAAGACATGCTGGAGAATCCTCTGAACAGCACCCAGTGGATGAACGACCCCGAGACTGGCCCCGTCATGCTCCAGATATCCAGAATCTTCCAGACTCTCAATCGCACATAG
- the ubac1 gene encoding ubiquitin-associated domain-containing protein 1 isoform X1, with translation MFVQEEKIFAGKVLKIHICTMDGTEWLEEVTEDTTVEKLKEKCLKHYVHGSLEDPKTLTHHKLIHAATERVLTDIKTVADENLKDKDVLLLIKKRPPPTPPKMADVSSDEKKKQENKAPDKDAILKATASMSTRHTDRTVTQHNIRDFQTELRKILVSLIEVAQKLLALNPDAVELFKKANAMLDEDEEDRVDETALQQLTEMGFPESRAIKALRLNHMSVTQAMEWLIEHVDDPSVDAPLPGQDSSGAAGATAAATPGPSASASASASASAASSNLLRSLSSQSSTDESSRQDELTEIFKRIRRKREFRPDSRAVIALMEMGFDEKEVVDALRVNNNQQDAACEWLLGDRKPSPEDMDKGIDTNSPLFQAILENPVVQLGLTNPKTLLAFEDMLENPLNSTQWMNDPETGPVMLQISRIFQTLNRT, from the exons ATGTTCGTCCAGGAGGAGAAGATTTTCGCCGGGAAAGTGTTGAAAATACACATCTGCACCATGGACGGCACGGAGTGGTTGGAGGAGGTCACGGAAGACACCACTGTTGAGAAACTGAAGGAGAAGTGCTTGAAACAT TATGTGCATGGAAGCCTAGAAGACCCCAAAACGCTCACCCACCATAAACTCATACATGCTGCTACAGAGAGAGTCCTCACAGACATTAAAACTGTCGCTGATGAAAATCTCAAAGATAAAG ACGTTTTGCTGCTCATAAAAAAAAGACCGCCGCCCACCCCTCCAAAGATGGCAGACGTTAGTTCAGATGAAAAG aagaaacaagaaaacaaggcTCCTGACAAAGATGCAATTCTGAAAGCCACCGCCAGCATGTCCACACGGCACACTGATCGCACTGTTACCCAGCATAACATCAGAGAC TTTCAGACGGAGCTAAGAAAAATCCTCGTCTCTCTCATTGAAGTCGCCCAGAAGCTTCTTGCCTTGAACCCTGATGCTGTTGAACTCTTCAAAAAGGCCAATG CGATGttggatgaagatgaagaggatcGGGTGGATGAAACAGCCCTCCAGCAGCTCACTGAGATGGGTTTCCCTGAGAGCAGAGCCATAAAAGCTCTTAGATTGAACCA CATGTCAGTGACCCAGGCGATGGAGTGGCTTATCGAGCATGTGGATGACCCCTCTGTAGATGCTCCACTACCTGGCCAGGACTCTTCAGGGGCAGCAGGAGCCACGGCTGCCGCCACACCAGGCCCCTCAGCCTCAgcatcagcctcagcctcagcctcggCTGCCAGCTCCAACCTCCTCCGCAGCCTCTCCAGCCAGTCGAGCACAGAcgagagcagcaggcaggacgAACTCACGGAGATCTTCAAGAGGATCCGCAGGAAACGGGAGTTCAGGCCGGACTCAAGG GCTGTCATTGCACTGATGGAGATGGGGTTTGATGAGAAGGAGGTGGTTGATGCTCTGAGGGTGAACAACAACCAACAGGATGCTGCG TGTGAGTGGCTGCTGGGAGACAGGAAACCTTCTCCAGAAGATATGGACAAAGGCATCGACACCAACAGCCCGCTGTTCCAAGCCATTCTGGAGAATCCAGTGGTCCAGCTGGGCCTAACCAATCCCAAGACTCTGCTAG CGTTTGAAGACATGCTGGAGAATCCTCTGAACAGCACCCAGTGGATGAACGACCCCGAGACTGGCCCCGTCATGCTCCAGATATCCAGAATCTTCCAGACTCTCAATCGCACATAG